From one Butyricimonas faecihominis genomic stretch:
- a CDS encoding SusC/RagA family TonB-linked outer membrane protein, translated as MKLFIFLMCCFTFSLSANSFAQQEKVNLDLQGVSIKTLFSEIQRQTNLHFIFNTEQTEQLNKLTVKAKEESVKSVLDRVFEGTGFTYTFRDNIIMVRFEGKSSVQQANKEMEIRGVVKDKSGEPLPGVTVLIVGTQLGTATGMDGDFLLRVPEQDSVRLRFSFVGMKTKDVPYKKNQPALVVVLEEEAESIGEIVVTGYQQIEKRNLTSSVVTVKTSELKTIGASSIEQMLQGVVPGLSVVNTSAAPGAAPKIRIRGTATISGNADPLWVLDGVILENSVPVTAADLNSPDVMNMFNSVIGGINPNDIESITVLKDASATAIYGTRAANGVIVVTTKKGKANSFNIAYQHTSTLSIRPYYDNFDLLNSKERVALAWENYVDGLDLWGGTYSEGTSGLEGLLNSYSLGQMTKEQVNLMANKLEGMNTDWFKILFRNAYTQTHNLSISGGTERTNYYISLNYNGEEGVDKASEYKNYGGMVKVNTELFQGVNMGAILQVDRRDWEMYHSSIDLFNYAVRSSRAIPLWEESGDLHYYQSTVSGRAYKFNILNELANTGNESTQTDLKGIVSLNVNLYKGLKYEGLFSYSSSHSTARDYATEKSAYVADIRGYNYGEGSEEDIEKSPMPYGGVYNETTYEQRSSLIRNGLTYKGSLTEDLSIDVLLGQEFRNTNYKGLKSNNYGYFHDRGNTFYEPALGESTGNLQRNKVTRSLVDRSNISYYGVISAMYGDRYVLNANIRFDGSNLFGSNPKYRYLPLWSVSGRWIISNESFLSDNEILSNLALRASYGLRGNIVEDSNPSIIAAALPPNAVTGLFEMEIQQAPNPDLKWETTASFNVGLELGLFDDCLTLDVDYYLDESKDLIAYKSVSSVSGFTGKYVNYADVRNQGIDVSLSGTLLKNKDWRWTAAFNMGYVKNKVTKSKSTAQTKYLVQSVYTPGEVYEGKPVNGMFSYRFAKLDEKGMPMFYDKDGKVLGVDSEEIVNFPYDLANLKYEGTRDPMFSGGLNTRVSYKNVSLSMLFAFGLKNVVRLPARAYVSAPSADENVNSSIKDRWCPGQDNTGKTIPALSLGDGYITTADGNFFATDWYNLSDQTVVPGDYLRFRNLMIEYQLPVHWVNKVAIGDRKLGSVTLKFQAQNLFVIADKRLKGYDPETINYTTTSYGSLPLARTFTLGLNVNF; from the coding sequence ATGAAGCTTTTTATTTTTTTGATGTGTTGTTTCACATTTTCTCTTTCGGCAAATAGTTTTGCCCAACAGGAGAAAGTCAACTTGGATCTACAAGGAGTATCGATAAAAACGTTATTTAGCGAGATCCAGCGTCAGACGAATCTGCATTTTATTTTTAACACGGAACAAACGGAACAGTTGAATAAACTGACTGTAAAAGCAAAAGAGGAGTCCGTGAAATCCGTGTTGGATAGAGTTTTTGAGGGAACAGGTTTTACTTACACGTTCCGGGATAATATTATCATGGTCCGTTTCGAAGGGAAAAGTTCCGTGCAGCAAGCAAATAAGGAGATGGAAATTCGTGGTGTAGTGAAAGATAAAAGCGGGGAACCATTACCGGGCGTAACCGTGCTTATCGTGGGGACCCAATTAGGAACGGCCACGGGAATGGATGGTGATTTCTTGTTACGGGTTCCGGAACAGGACAGCGTGAGACTGCGTTTTTCATTTGTAGGGATGAAAACGAAGGATGTTCCTTATAAGAAAAATCAACCCGCTTTGGTTGTCGTGTTAGAGGAAGAAGCGGAGAGTATCGGGGAGATCGTGGTAACGGGATACCAGCAAATCGAGAAACGTAATTTGACGAGTTCTGTGGTGACGGTGAAAACAAGTGAACTAAAGACAATTGGAGCTTCGAGTATCGAACAGATGTTGCAAGGTGTGGTTCCGGGGCTTTCCGTGGTGAATACATCCGCGGCTCCGGGTGCGGCTCCTAAGATTCGTATTCGCGGTACAGCGACCATCTCCGGTAATGCAGACCCGTTATGGGTATTGGATGGCGTGATTCTGGAAAATTCCGTCCCGGTGACGGCTGCTGATTTGAACAGTCCGGACGTGATGAATATGTTCAATTCGGTGATTGGTGGTATTAACCCGAATGACATCGAGAGTATTACCGTGCTGAAAGATGCTTCTGCAACTGCTATTTATGGAACACGTGCTGCCAATGGCGTGATCGTGGTCACCACGAAGAAGGGGAAGGCCAATAGTTTTAATATCGCGTATCAACACACCTCAACCCTAAGTATTCGTCCTTACTACGATAATTTTGATTTGTTGAATTCGAAAGAACGTGTCGCTTTGGCTTGGGAGAATTATGTGGATGGTTTGGATCTTTGGGGTGGTACTTATTCAGAAGGGACTTCCGGCTTAGAGGGATTGCTAAATAGCTACAGTTTAGGACAGATGACTAAAGAGCAAGTAAATTTGATGGCTAATAAACTGGAAGGTATGAATACGGATTGGTTTAAAATATTATTCCGTAATGCTTACACGCAAACTCATAATCTAAGTATTTCCGGGGGAACTGAGAGAACGAATTATTATATTTCTTTGAATTATAATGGAGAAGAGGGCGTCGACAAGGCTAGCGAGTACAAAAATTATGGTGGAATGGTAAAGGTGAATACGGAACTTTTCCAAGGTGTGAATATGGGGGCTATACTTCAGGTTGATCGTCGGGACTGGGAAATGTATCATTCTTCTATTGACCTGTTCAATTATGCCGTTCGTTCTTCAAGAGCTATCCCTTTATGGGAAGAAAGTGGTGATTTGCATTATTATCAGAGTACGGTAAGTGGTCGGGCTTATAAATTTAATATATTGAACGAGCTGGCAAATACCGGAAACGAGAGTACCCAGACAGACCTAAAAGGAATTGTCAGTTTGAATGTGAATTTGTACAAGGGATTAAAATACGAGGGGTTGTTTAGTTATTCTTCTTCTCATTCAACAGCCCGAGATTATGCTACTGAAAAAAGTGCTTATGTAGCAGATATTAGAGGGTACAATTATGGAGAAGGATCGGAAGAGGATATAGAAAAATCTCCGATGCCTTATGGTGGTGTGTATAATGAGACAACTTACGAACAGCGCTCTTCATTAATTCGTAACGGATTAACATACAAGGGAAGCCTGACAGAAGATTTGTCTATTGATGTGTTGTTAGGGCAAGAATTCAGAAATACAAATTATAAGGGTTTAAAATCAAATAATTACGGGTATTTCCATGACCGGGGAAATACATTTTATGAACCCGCTTTGGGAGAGAGTACGGGGAATTTACAACGAAACAAAGTGACTCGTAGTCTGGTTGATCGTTCTAATATATCTTATTATGGTGTGATTTCAGCCATGTATGGTGATCGCTACGTGTTGAATGCCAATATTCGTTTTGACGGATCGAATCTTTTCGGCTCTAATCCTAAATATCGTTACTTGCCTTTATGGTCTGTTTCCGGAAGATGGATTATCAGCAATGAATCATTCCTATCGGATAACGAGATCCTAAGTAATTTGGCACTTCGAGCTTCTTACGGTTTAAGAGGTAATATCGTGGAGGATAGTAACCCATCGATCATTGCTGCGGCTTTACCACCTAATGCGGTGACTGGTTTGTTCGAGATGGAAATTCAACAGGCTCCTAATCCTGATTTGAAATGGGAAACGACGGCTTCATTTAACGTGGGTTTGGAATTGGGGTTATTTGACGATTGCTTGACTTTGGATGTTGATTATTATTTGGATGAAAGTAAAGACTTGATTGCTTACAAGAGTGTTTCGTCCGTTTCTGGTTTTACGGGAAAATATGTCAATTATGCCGATGTGCGTAACCAAGGGATTGATGTCTCTTTAAGTGGAACTCTTTTGAAAAATAAGGATTGGAGATGGACTGCCGCTTTCAACATGGGATATGTTAAGAATAAGGTGACGAAATCCAAGAGTACCGCACAGACTAAATATCTAGTACAAAGTGTTTATACGCCGGGTGAAGTATATGAAGGGAAACCTGTGAATGGAATGTTCTCGTACCGTTTTGCCAAACTGGATGAAAAAGGTATGCCCATGTTCTATGATAAGGATGGGAAGGTACTTGGCGTGGATAGTGAGGAAATTGTGAACTTCCCTTATGATTTGGCGAATTTGAAATATGAAGGAACTCGTGACCCGATGTTCTCCGGAGGGTTGAATACCAGAGTGTCATATAAAAACGTTTCCTTGTCAATGTTGTTCGCTTTCGGGTTGAAGAACGTGGTGCGTTTACCGGCTCGTGCGTATGTATCCGCTCCATCGGCTGATGAAAATGTGAATAGTAGTATAAAAGATCGCTGGTGTCCGGGACAAGATAATACGGGTAAAACGATCCCGGCTTTATCTTTGGGTGATGGATATATCACGACGGCTGATGGTAATTTCTTTGCGACAGATTGGTATAATTTATCAGACCAAACGGTAGTTCCCGGTGATTATCTCCGTTTTAGAAACCTGATGATTGAATATCAATTACCTGTTCATTGGGTGAATAAAGTAGCTATTGGAGATCGTAAATTGGGAAGTGTTACTTTGAAATTTCAAGCTCAGAATTTATTCGTGATTGCGGACAAACGTTTGAAAGGGTATGATCCTGAGACGATTAATTATACGACAACATCTTATGGTTCTTTGCCGTTGGCTAGGACGTTTACTTTGGGCTTGAATGTCAATTTTTAA
- a CDS encoding FecR family protein, whose protein sequence is MMKHYDEYIIQLIQLYLVGDLSGEEKVKLEEWVSQDPSHEKLFKEICDEKNVAHDFGIYENVNKDSAWEKVILKGNIKQKHNTRRLGWYKFVAAVMIPLLVVAAGYFIRETKPGAKQKGSELASIEPGKSKAILRLADNRVIEITREQETRFDVAEGIAATNNSLGMVYPEQVATGKTEYNVLEVPRGGEYTVTLSDGTVVYLNSGSELRYPVAFGAERRDVFLSGEGYFEVAKDAKRPFFVNADKLKIRVYGTSFNVNTCNLANVETVLVEGKIGIQETNSDIEYSVMPGQLALYNREKGTMEIRDVDVRPYVAWKEHEFMFDNESLEEIMNTLSLWYDVDVFFQTASLKQLHFTGHLGRYEEVSHILDAISGVTQVKFSVKGRTIIVME, encoded by the coding sequence ATGATGAAACATTACGATGAATATATCATACAATTAATCCAACTTTATCTCGTGGGGGATTTATCCGGGGAAGAAAAAGTGAAGTTGGAGGAGTGGGTTAGTCAAGATCCTTCGCATGAAAAACTTTTTAAAGAGATTTGTGATGAAAAGAATGTTGCCCATGATTTTGGTATTTACGAGAATGTGAATAAAGATTCTGCATGGGAGAAGGTCATTTTGAAGGGAAACATCAAACAGAAGCATAATACCCGTCGTTTAGGGTGGTATAAATTCGTGGCTGCCGTGATGATTCCCTTGCTAGTGGTGGCAGCGGGATATTTTATAAGAGAAACGAAACCGGGTGCCAAACAAAAAGGTTCGGAATTGGCCAGTATAGAGCCCGGAAAGAGCAAGGCTATTCTTCGGTTGGCTGATAATCGGGTGATTGAAATCACGAGAGAACAAGAAACTCGTTTTGATGTGGCAGAAGGTATCGCGGCTACCAATAACTCGTTAGGAATGGTTTACCCGGAGCAGGTGGCAACGGGAAAGACGGAATATAACGTGTTGGAAGTTCCTCGTGGAGGAGAATACACGGTTACCTTGTCCGACGGGACGGTTGTTTACCTGAATTCGGGCAGTGAATTGCGTTACCCCGTGGCTTTCGGGGCTGAACGGCGAGACGTGTTTCTTTCCGGGGAAGGATATTTTGAAGTGGCAAAAGATGCAAAACGGCCTTTTTTCGTGAATGCGGATAAATTAAAAATCCGGGTTTATGGAACTTCTTTTAACGTAAACACGTGCAATCTTGCAAATGTTGAGACTGTTTTGGTCGAGGGAAAGATTGGTATTCAAGAAACGAATTCGGACATTGAATATTCGGTGATGCCGGGACAGTTGGCTCTTTATAACAGAGAGAAAGGCACTATGGAAATTCGGGATGTGGATGTGCGGCCTTACGTGGCGTGGAAAGAACATGAGTTTATGTTTGATAACGAGAGTTTGGAAGAGATTATGAACACGTTGTCTTTATGGTATGACGTGGATGTGTTCTTCCAGACGGCAAGTTTGAAACAACTGCATTTTACCGGGCATTTGGGACGTTACGAGGAAGTTTCCCATATTCTCGATGCTATATCAGGAGTGACTCAGGTGAAATTCTCTGTGAAAGGAAGGACAATTATCGTGATGGAATAA
- a CDS encoding RagB/SusD family nutrient uptake outer membrane protein, which translates to MKKNILLVLVVFLCGACSDFLNMPPKNTKVVYTMEDVRGAMSTLLFATTSSSYCKGYVSSPVMFNGEYVQYPFTRRNNVSSILYTNDLDLENFLFDDFANPSRGGQNFIKEYGEIKNWEGYLFPSDLWKEVFVSIGYINMVLKDLENVPDYNKTDYERIAGEGRVMRAYYLLRLNQLFAPYDKNDYGIPFNFDADVVQGGKRWKQTDLYKKLIGEITDVLEYETVPEESWNIFFNKRIMYAILAQTYQFKAGSCAAEEEDWSKAEFYAKEARKGARVESTIDEQAELTTVPLTKSTTKPHRFALLRFSLYAYGGNDYAPWGRPEQMLVQRPSKELYDLYDENDIRREVYFKEIDGKVYVTKWQCTDEHDINDVHILFRFSDLLLIEAEALARQGKDGALDLLNEFKSSKIPGYSGYTGSDIIGEILKERRKEFVYEEQMNWLDMKRTGASVSRTAKDEETDEIKTYTLEGNDYRYTFPLPADYELMYNNVPQNPGWK; encoded by the coding sequence ATGAAAAAGAATATATTATTAGTGCTTGTTGTATTTTTATGTGGGGCATGTTCGGATTTTTTGAATATGCCTCCTAAAAATACGAAAGTTGTTTATACGATGGAAGATGTACGAGGGGCAATGTCTACCTTGTTGTTTGCAACTACTTCATCAAGTTATTGTAAAGGATACGTAAGTAGTCCGGTTATGTTTAACGGTGAGTACGTACAATATCCCTTTACGAGACGTAACAATGTTTCTTCTATTTTGTATACAAATGATTTGGATTTGGAAAATTTCTTGTTTGATGATTTTGCGAATCCGTCTCGAGGGGGACAGAACTTTATTAAAGAGTATGGAGAGATAAAAAATTGGGAAGGATATTTATTCCCAAGCGATCTGTGGAAGGAAGTGTTTGTTTCGATAGGTTACATCAATATGGTCTTGAAAGATCTTGAAAATGTACCAGATTATAACAAAACAGATTATGAACGGATAGCAGGAGAGGGTAGAGTGATGCGAGCTTATTATTTGTTGAGATTGAATCAATTATTTGCTCCTTATGATAAAAATGACTATGGTATCCCGTTTAATTTTGATGCTGATGTTGTGCAAGGAGGAAAAAGATGGAAACAAACAGATTTGTATAAGAAGTTGATCGGGGAGATCACGGATGTTCTAGAATATGAAACTGTTCCAGAGGAGTCTTGGAATATCTTTTTTAACAAGAGAATTATGTATGCGATTTTAGCCCAGACTTATCAATTTAAAGCCGGGTCTTGTGCTGCTGAGGAGGAAGATTGGAGTAAGGCAGAATTTTATGCAAAGGAAGCGAGGAAAGGAGCTCGTGTGGAAAGTACTATTGACGAGCAAGCTGAATTGACAACGGTGCCATTGACGAAATCCACGACAAAGCCTCATAGATTTGCTTTGTTACGTTTCTCTTTATATGCTTACGGTGGGAATGATTATGCTCCTTGGGGAAGACCGGAACAAATGTTGGTTCAGCGTCCTTCCAAAGAATTGTATGACCTTTATGATGAGAATGATATTCGTCGAGAAGTTTATTTTAAAGAGATAGATGGTAAAGTATATGTTACAAAATGGCAATGTACAGATGAACATGATATTAATGATGTACACATTCTTTTCCGTTTTTCTGATTTATTATTGATTGAAGCAGAGGCCTTGGCTAGACAGGGGAAAGACGGTGCGTTAGATTTGTTAAATGAATTCAAGAGTAGTAAAATTCCGGGATATTCTGGTTATACTGGTAGTGATATTATCGGTGAAATATTAAAAGAACGTCGTAAAGAATTTGTCTATGAAGAACAGATGAATTGGTTGGATATGAAACGGACTGGGGCTAGTGTTTCCCGTACGGCAAAAGATGAAGAAACTGATGAAATCAAGACCTATACGCTGGAAGGTAATGACTATCGCTATACATTCCCTCTTCCTGCTGATTATGAATTGATGTATAATAATGTTCCCCAGAATCCTGGTTGGAAGTAA
- a CDS encoding RNA polymerase sigma-70 factor: MVQDELLIEQLNQKQVGAFKILFDRFYRYLVLYAMKWVERQEIAEDVVQDLFVQVWERDTIYSSYYGFKNFLYNSVKNASLDYLKHKEVEGKYVRYTLRTSEAGEMPELEVMKDEVYRRLYQVLDELPKRCQEVFKHYLEGKKNSEIAEILQISELTVKTQKRNAIVYLRKRLGGVYVLYALFKVGFM, translated from the coding sequence ATGGTTCAAGATGAGTTATTAATAGAGCAGTTGAATCAAAAGCAGGTGGGAGCTTTTAAAATATTGTTTGACCGATTTTATCGTTATCTCGTGCTATATGCCATGAAATGGGTAGAGAGACAAGAGATTGCGGAGGATGTCGTGCAGGACTTATTCGTGCAGGTGTGGGAACGGGATACGATTTACAGTTCTTACTATGGTTTTAAGAATTTCTTGTATAACTCGGTGAAGAATGCCTCGTTGGATTATTTGAAACACAAGGAAGTGGAGGGAAAGTATGTGCGTTACACACTTCGGACATCAGAGGCGGGCGAAATGCCTGAATTGGAGGTTATGAAAGATGAGGTGTACCGCCGTTTATACCAAGTGTTGGACGAGTTACCCAAACGGTGCCAGGAAGTATTTAAACATTATTTGGAAGGAAAAAAGAATAGCGAAATTGCGGAAATTCTTCAAATATCCGAATTAACCGTGAAGACTCAAAAACGGAATGCTATTGTTTATTTGCGAAAAAGATTGGGTGGGGTATATGTGCTATATGCCTTGTTTAAAGTGGGTTTCATGTGA
- a CDS encoding M64 family metallopeptidase, protein MKRIIALLPCMILLLQANLSWAQFDKYFHNKTLRMDYAHCGNSQHDEIYFEELLEEPYWGGSKTNLIDTMFYGNYYLNVYDVASNQLIYSRGYCTLFWEWQTTDEAKTTQRCCSETVVMPFPKNDVRIEISARNKKGKFVKKFEYTVDVDSYFIKKDRRMQYPTYDVHYTGNPSRRVDIVLLPEGYTADEMDKFKADCKLFAEGLFSLSPYKENQGLFNIRAVLAPSQESGVDIPGEYIWKNTILNSSFYTFDSERYIMTYDNKSLRDLSANVPYDFIYIIANTQKYGGGAIYNHYGISISGNLHAAKVYVHEFGHLFLGLGDEYVEVGSSYNDMYPTNVEPWEANLTTLTNFNKKWKDMLDKDTPVPTTYDPQNPKKLGAYEGGGYVSKGVYRPRYDCLMNTLSGNDFCPVCIRAIKKQIDFYTR, encoded by the coding sequence ATGAAACGAATCATAGCACTCTTGCCCTGCATGATATTATTGCTACAAGCAAATCTATCCTGGGCACAATTCGACAAATACTTTCACAACAAGACTTTACGTATGGATTACGCCCATTGCGGGAATAGCCAGCACGACGAAATTTATTTCGAGGAGTTATTGGAGGAACCTTACTGGGGCGGTTCGAAAACTAACCTCATTGATACAATGTTCTACGGGAATTATTATCTCAACGTGTACGACGTGGCCTCCAACCAACTCATCTATTCCCGGGGATATTGCACTCTTTTCTGGGAATGGCAAACCACCGATGAAGCGAAAACAACTCAACGTTGCTGTTCAGAGACTGTAGTCATGCCTTTCCCGAAAAATGACGTACGCATTGAAATATCCGCCCGGAACAAGAAAGGTAAATTCGTAAAGAAATTTGAATACACGGTGGATGTTGATAGCTATTTTATCAAAAAGGATCGCCGGATGCAGTACCCGACTTATGACGTGCATTACACTGGAAACCCGTCACGCCGGGTGGACATCGTCCTGCTCCCCGAAGGTTACACGGCAGATGAAATGGACAAATTTAAAGCCGATTGCAAACTTTTCGCGGAAGGTCTGTTCAGCCTTTCTCCTTACAAAGAAAATCAAGGTTTATTTAATATCCGGGCCGTTCTTGCCCCTTCACAAGAATCCGGTGTCGATATTCCCGGTGAATACATTTGGAAGAATACCATCCTGAATTCTTCCTTTTACACTTTCGATTCCGAACGTTACATCATGACCTACGATAATAAAAGTTTACGGGATTTATCCGCTAACGTCCCCTACGACTTCATCTACATTATTGCCAACACGCAAAAATATGGTGGTGGAGCCATCTATAACCATTACGGTATCAGCATTTCCGGTAACCTCCATGCAGCCAAGGTTTATGTTCACGAGTTCGGCCACTTGTTTCTCGGTCTTGGAGACGAATACGTGGAAGTCGGTAGCAGTTATAATGATATGTACCCGACCAACGTGGAACCTTGGGAGGCTAATCTTACCACACTGACAAACTTTAACAAGAAATGGAAAGATATGCTTGATAAAGATACTCCCGTTCCCACTACCTACGATCCCCAAAATCCCAAGAAACTCGGGGCCTATGAAGGAGGTGGTTACGTGTCCAAGGGCGTTTACCGTCCTCGTTATGACTGTTTGATGAACACCCTATCCGGTAATGACTTCTGCCCCGTTTGCATCCGGGCTATCAAGAAACAAATCGATTTCTATACCCGATAA